In Helianthus annuus cultivar XRQ/B chromosome 8, HanXRQr2.0-SUNRISE, whole genome shotgun sequence, a single genomic region encodes these proteins:
- the LOC110933631 gene encoding uncharacterized protein LOC110933631, with protein sequence MTNHLWSIITERKSLWVQWIHLHKLKGRSLWDIQAHGSISWGWRKIFSIRNAVCPFIWKSVRSGSQINAWSDNWCQLSPLNTFITPRSIANAGFNLTSSLADLIDDNGHWKWPTAWYDIYPVLIGLNAPLLTQNLEDRTIWKDLEGNICPFGSMEVWHNTRHREHPVSWVNGVWFSQCIPRHSFHLWLVIKNKLKTQDRLAIWEAGSEYNLRLMCCPLCKYDRDSRDHLFFRCSFASQVWCNVKVLVNMGDVNDSWQSIMNWMDQKANSRKTEHIVCKLVIAAASYFIWQERNNCLFSNKDANVNSVSDKIKNTVRLRLMGFNFNGESHNQSLLKKWKLLPSDEDKDPG encoded by the coding sequence ATGACTAATCACCTCTGGAGTATTATTACGGAAAGGAAATCCCTTTGGGTTCAGTGGATCCACTTGCATAAATTGAAGGGTAGGAGCTTATGGGACATCCAAGCTCATGGTAGTATCAGCTGGGGTTGGCGGAAAATTTTTTCCATTCGGAATGCGGTTTGTCCGTTCATATGGAAGTCTGTTAGGAGCGGCTCTCAAATAAATGCTTGGAGTGACAACTGGTGCCAGCTCAGTCCGCTTAATACTTTTATTACGCCGAGGTCCATTGCTAATGCGGGCTTTAATCTTACTTCATCTTTAGCGGATCTTATCGATGATAACGGCCATTGGAAGTGGCCTACTGCTTGGTATGATATTTATCCGGTTTTGATTGGGTTAAATGCTCCTCTTTTGACTCAGAATCTGGAGGATAGAACAATCTGGAAAGACTTGGAGGGAAATATCTGTCCTTTTGGTTCGATGGAGGTGTGGCATAATACCCGTCATCGTGAACATCCGGTCTCTTGGGTAAATGGGGTTTGGTTTAGTCAATGCATTCCAAGACACTCGTTCCATCTTTGGTTGGTTATTAAAAATAAGCTCAAGACGCAGGATCGATTAGCAATCTGGGAAGCGGGAAGCGAATATAACTTGAGACTTATGTGCTGTCCATTATGTAAGTACGATCGGGATTCTAGAGACCATTTGTTTTTCAGATGTTCGTTTGCCTCTCAAGTCTGGTGTAATGTTAAAGTTTTGGTGAACATGGGGGATGTTAATGACTCGTGGCAGTCGATCATGAACTGGATGGATCAAAAGGCTAATTCAAGGAAGACGGAACACATTGTATGTAAGCTAGTCATTGCTGCGGCGTCGTATTTTATCTGGCAAGAAAGGAATAATTGTTTATTCTCTAATAAAGATGCCAATGTTAATTCGGTGAGTGATAAAATTAAGAATACGGTTCGGCTTCGATTGATGGGGTTTAACTTTAATGGCGAATCACACAATCAAAGCCTTCTAAAGAAGTGGAAGCTGCTTCCAAGTGATGAAGACAAAGACCCGGGCTAG
- the LOC110933615 gene encoding uncharacterized protein LOC110933615 — MSWNVRGLNRPLKQSEVRSIVAENKLDMCAILESHVDVSKLAKVCKYVFRNWCWTSNGGLCSRGTRIILGWNPNVFDVMVLFQSDQLMHVQVIFKDSKKLLFCSFVYVENKYQDRRRLWEDLCKHRAFCHDKPWVVMGDFNSALNMEDSLFGSSKLSIGMHEFNDCIQKADLFDIKAHGLQYTWSQKPKSGVGILKKIDRIMGNISFIDHFPDAFALFHPFRVSDHTPCILRTVASSGNQPRPFKFPNFIVMKPEFKEVVKCEWVKTVEGISMLSVVKKMRNLKPMLRKILFNQGNLHARVNELRKSLDDIQSRIDQNPLDVQLRQLETQCLQDFQSAAYDEECFLKQKSKVTWLCAGDSNSRFFHNSVKARNARTKICSITDRLGVRHEGDNVADALLAHYKDFLGFDGTVETVNMDNLFVNVLSREVADQMVAQ; from the coding sequence ATGTCTTGGAATGTTAGGGGCTTGAACCGGCCCCTGAAACAAAGTGAGGTTCGTTCTATTGTTGCTGAAAATAAGCTAGATATGTGTGCTATTCTAGAATCTCATGTTGATGTCTCTAAGTTGGCTAAAGTATGTAAGTATGTTTTTCGTAATTGGTGCTGGACGTCCAATGGGGGTTTATGCTCACGGGGTACAAGGATTATTCTTGGTTGGAATCCAAATGTTTTTGATGTTATGGTCCTGTTTCAATCAGACCAACTTATGCATGTTCAGGTTATTTTTAAAGATAGCAAAAAGCTCCTTTTTTGCTCTTTTGTTTATGTTGAAAATAAGTATCAGGATCGAAGACGCCTTTGGGAGGATTTATGTAAGCATAGGGCTTTCTGTCATGATAAGCCGTGGGTGGTGATGGGAGATTTTAATTCGGCTCTCAATATGGAAGACTCTTTGTTCGGATCGTCCAAGTTGTCTATTGGTATGCATGAATTTAATGATTGTATTCAAAAAGCTGATTTGTTTGATATTAAAGCTCATGGGCTGCAATATACTTGGAGTCAAAAGCCGAAAAGTGGGGTGGGTATTCTCAAAAAGATTGATCGAATTATGGGTAATATTTCTTTTATTGATCATTTTCCGGATGCTTTTGCTTTGTTTCATCCATTTAGAGTTTCTGACCATACCCCGTGCATTTTAAGAACCGTGGCATCTAGTGGAAATCAGCCGAGACCTTTTAAATTTCCGAACTTCATTGTTATGAAACCTGAATTTAAGGAGGTTGTTAAATGTGAATGGGTTAAAACAGTTGAAGGTATCTCTATGCTTTCTGTTGTGAAGAAAATGAGGAATTTGAAGCCTATGCTGAGGAAGATTCTATTCAACCAAGGTAATCTACATGCTAGGGTAAATGAGTTGAGGAAATCATTGGATGATATTCAGAGCCGAATTGATCAAAACCCGTTGGATGTTCAGCTTCGACAATTGGAGACTCAATGTCTTCAAGATTTTCAATCAGCGGCATATGACGAAGAGTGTTTTTTAAAGCAGAAATCTAAGGTAACATGGCTGTGTGCGGGAGACTCCAATTCTCGGTTTTTTCACAACTCTGTGAAAGCCAGAAATGCTCGTACTAAAATATGTAGTATTACGGACCGGTTGGGAGTGCGTCATGAAGGGGATAATGTTGCTGATGCTTTACTCGCGCACTATAAGGATTTTTTGGGGTTCGATGGTACGGTTGAAACTGTTAACATGGATAATCTCTTTGTTAATGTGTTGAGTAGGGAGGTTGCGGATCAAATGGTTGCTCAATAA
- the LOC110933639 gene encoding uncharacterized protein LOC110933639 encodes MDTKEKKVMEGESGREKLLVHTHESIPNHSMTQFKTSAFVPGRRISDIILLTQELMHQYHRQTGPPRCAFKVDIQKAYDTVDWSFLRAALCGNVHGFFKGKRGLRQGDPMFPYLFMIVMEVLTAILQTAASLSTSFKFHNKCEKQMIINLCFADDLFLFARGEVKSAKLIMESLTR; translated from the exons ATGGATACAAAGGAGAAAAAAGTTATGGAAGGTGAAAGTGGAAGGGAGAAACTTCTCGTTCACACTCACGAGTCAATCCCAAACCACTCAATGACCCAATTTAAGACT TCAGCTTTTGTGCCTGGCCGACGAATCTCTGATATTATTCTTCTAACACAAGAGTTAATGCATCAATACCATAGGCAAACTGGTCCTCCTAGATGTGCGTTTAAGGTGGACATCCAGAAAGCTTATGATACGGTCGACTGGAGCTTTCTTCGGGCTGCTTTGTGTGGTAATGTTCATGGGTTTTTTAAAGGGAAGAGGGGGTTGAGACAAGGAGATCCAATGTTTCCTTATCTATTTATGATAGTCATGGAGGTACTCACAGCCATCTTGCAGACGGCGGCATCTTTGTCGACTTCGTTTAAATTCCATAATAAGTGCGAGAAACAAATGATAATTAATCTTTGTTTCGCTGATGATTTATTTCTCTTTGCAAGAGGCGAGGTAAAATCAGCAAAGTTGATCATGGAATCATTAACCAG gtga